The region cagTAATATTTCTTCCGTTTAATTATCAAACAGCCTTTCATGTCATATGCTCTTTTATTTTCAGTTGTTGGCTGATCGAATGCGATCCTATGGTCCATACATTGCTTTACATTTGCGCTACGAAAAAGACATGCTTGCCTTTAGTGGATGCACACATGATCTATCCCCAGAAGAAGCTGAAGAACTAAGGGCAATCAGGTAGGTTATTATGACCTGAAACTAACTGATAAGTAGAACTCAAAAGCACAATGCTTGTAGTAAATGTCTTTTAGAAAGAGTGTATTGGGGCCACTAATTATAGTTTAAGGACAATaacatgccaagtaaatttttaCGACGTTTATCCATAAAGATGATCGAGGTCAAGATTACTATGCAGACCATGGAGGCCTCCATGTTATATCAGCTAAAGTTTACAGATTGATACTGATAACATATATAGAAACAGGTCATAAGTACCATATCTAAACTTATATAGACAGCTAATCTTCACATACTTTGTCCTCCTTAGTCATGTCTAATCAATTTTTCAATAAATGAAATGTGTACATGCTTCTATTTGTACTGGACATCAGCTCTCTGTAAAACATATTTATGCTTATGACCTAGACTATTTGAATTTATTGGTGAGTTgcttttatttcattaactCCCGAATTTATAGGGAAAGCATCCCATGGTGGAAAGTGAAAGACATTGACTCTGTACAACAGAGATCCAAGGGCTATTGTCCACTAACTCCAAAGGAGGTCGGGCTGTTCCTTTCTGCTCTTGGATTCACATCGAGCACCCCGATTTATATTGCTGCAGGAGAGATATATGGGGGTGATTCCCATATGTCTGATTTACGGTCGCGCTATCCCTTATTATTGAACAAGGTTTGTTGCCTACAAACCTACCTCAAATAGttgatatttttcttatatttttgtgATCATAAGTTCTGAAATTTAGTAGTCAATCATGCCCATAAACTTGATTTTCTGACGTGTGAAGTGCTAACTAAgattgaaagcttttatgaacTACTAGATTACACTTTATCATTAAATACCACCACATAGCTTTATTATGAACACTCTCTAAAACACTCACCAGTTCACCTATCTCTTAGAAAAACCTATTGTTAGGATGTTATggtaaattatatgaatatcaTAAGTAAGTGTAGCAGAATTCAAATATAAGCAATAAAGTAGCACTGAAGAACTAAGTTAGTCTAAATAACCATTTTCTGAAAAACAATACAACTACTCTTTAGTCATCAAAGCTATTCTTTAAGCTTTAAATTATGCCATCTTTCATGCAAACTTCGAAGAGGTTGAATTGTACTTGTGTTTAGTCCAACTTGTACCAGTCCTAGTTGATGTTATCACTGGGCAAGAGATCTTAAGTTCGACAATGTTTTGAAGTCTTTGTGACAGGCCTTTTCATCCTTACTAATCATTTCCTTACTTTGCTCTTACTGGAAAAATTAACAACCAAATTTTTAATTGTAACTGATTATGCAAACGACTCCCATGCTTTCCACGTTATGACTGTAATCATTGAGCGATTGAAAAGATTGATTTACAGTTAGAATGGCCGCTCTGTAATAGTTATGTTTTCCTGAGATTCAAAGAGCAACTTCCCGCTCTTATAAAAATGTAGAACTAGCAGCACCAAGTATTCAAGACGAACGAATTGTTTACATGAGCCTTTTGCCATAATGAAAGGAAACAAATTCTGATGACACATCCCATTTTGCCAAGACATGTTCCTTTTAACTCACACATTTGCCCCTTGAAGATGCAGTTTTATTGTACTGAATCCATCGTCATTACCTAATTGGCTAATCCCAATATTTCCCCTCCATGTTCATGTCTACTACCCGCTTAAAAAAACGATTTCATGTCTTGTCCATCTTGCAGGAAAAGTTGGCATCTGAAGAGGAACTTGAACCATTCAGAAAGCATGCATCTCAATTGGCTGCAATAGATTATATTGTGTCAGTTGAGAGTGAAATATTCATTCCTTCCTACTCCGGAAACATGGCAAGAGCAGTTGAGGGACATCGTCGGTTTCTTGGGCACAGAAAAACAATATCTCCTGATAGGCAAGATCTGTTAACTCCCTCTTAATACTTGGTATTCTAGAAGAACTAGAACTGCCTACTAATATTTTCCTGGTATCATCAGGAAAGCTCTTGTCCGGCTTTTCGACAAAATTGAGCTGGGTACGATGAAAGAGGGGCCAAAACTTTCAAATCGTGTTATCGATATTCACAGAGGAAGGTATGTCCAAGTACAGCTTGTTACCTTAACTCcttaagggctcgtttggtacaagggataaggataaataatcccgggattatatttgagatgaatttattccacgtttggttgggataaaatggtggtataactaatcccgggattagttatcccgagaTTGTAGTTTATTTTATCCCTGTGGGatggtggaataactaatcccgggataattaATCCGAGATAagttatcctgggataacttgtttccaaccaaacgacccctaagtgaTAGTAAATCAGACTGCTGGCATAGTAATTTGATTTTTCTATAGAATCCTAAGAGTTACTTGCTTGCAATTTTTGTTTTCCTACGTCTCTCGAGGCTGGTCATGTACCTTTTGTGGTGTATTTAAGTAAATGCGCGCAATGGGATGCGCTTAGAGTGTTCTGTGTCCTTGGCCTGATACAACATATCTAGTGGCAGAGCTAGGATTTTCACTAAGGAGAGTCGAAATGTAATGAAGTAAACACAATGAAGAAGCCAAGCAGATTCAAAATATAGtattagcatatatatatatatataaggaacttttttctttttttttttttttttttttacctatcTATACAGTGAAATCTTCCAGCGATAGGGTGCCATTTTGCACCTCTTGGATAAAGGTGGCTCCGCCAATGAGCATATCATTACCACATTTATTTTAAACCCACAAAGTGAAGCAATGTTAAGCTCTTTTTTGCTCAATAGTAGTTCAAAAATAGCCTTGTGTATCACACCCCTTTTTGGCTTCTTAGGTTGAAGGCTATGTTCTCTTGAACTCCTATAGTCAGTTGGGTGATTGGGTGACCAAGATATCGCCTTTGGGTACTTGAATTATGTTATTCCTCTACTAATAGTATTTTGTTACACATATTGATATTCCAACAATGAACCAATGTTATGTTACCTAATCTCATTTGTTGGCTTTCGTTGCTCAGGCAAGGATCGCCTAGGAAGAGAAAAGGACCGGTTTCAGGAACAAAGGGAATGGATAGGTTCCGTTCAGAGGAGGCATTTTATGTAAATCCTTTACCAGATTGTTTATGTCAAAAGAAGTTGTCATACACAAACGATTCTCATGCTATCGTATAGTCCAGATGAAGCACCAAATCATATTCTTTTTCTGGAGAAAACAGCCCAAACTTGATTGAAGCTGGACCAGGCATCAGCAATACAGCTGATATGTGTGCTGGATGTATATATACCCGACGAGAATCAGATTATTTTCGTGATTTTCAGGTTTTAGATGATAAAAGAGTATAGTATTTCCATTGAGATGAGGCTTTCCATGCATGGGAAGTTGATCAGATTGAAAGAATAAGCTGTCTCATATTTTGTGTGGGAGGAGGGACTCAAGCACAAGGGTGCACTTGTATAATATCTTTTTGTCCATTCTTGGATGcttgtcaaaaaataaaatccattctcggattgtcaATAAAAGAATCGTACTCCCTCCttttcaatttatatatatgtcttaCTTCCTTTTAAGTCTATTTCAAAATGAATTTCCTTTTCTGTACTTATTAACGTTAATTCCAACATCCTATGTACATGACAtttttaaaaccacaagattcaattgttttttgaacttttttaaACTGTATGTCGAGTCAAactaacacatacatataatgaaacggatggagtattaGAATTGAATTCCTCCCTGCATACAGTAGTATATTTTGCTACAAGTGACACCATTGGATCCACTATGAACATATCCAATTTTACATGTCCAATGGTAGCCAGACTTCAGCAATTACGACTGCTGCTTCTGACTTTAGGTGgcccttttgttttttttttgtttttttcagtTCTGTGCCAAAGCGACAAaactacaaaaaagaaaaacataaaaagggACAAGATTGCAACTTCCTGTCTTCTCAATGATTATGTaattcttttttccattttacgtgacactctttcctttttttagtTTGTTCGATGAGATGGCGGGAGTAAAAGCCAAGGCCCATTAGAGGTGACTTGTCTTATTGCCCTGGGCAATTCATAgaattgtccttcttttggggtggtatttaaattttacccctcatatttgtggtctttaaattttgcccttcggctaaaactcataggttccgggttcgaacccccgctcagtcaaaaatttaaaaaaaaaaaagtttaaatttcgttTATGCTTTTATAAAtggagacttttagttatgtttaactaaaagtctccggctatgtttaactaaaagtcacGGGGGGCGACTTTGccttgaatatatatatatatatatatatatatttaacttttcaaggtaaacttttagtaatgctTAACTAAAACGCgctcataaaacataactaaaagtacgccccataaggcgtaagtttttccttaaggcataactaaaagtttgccttataaggcaaagtttaaattttttatgcCCTCCCAAAATACtctttagttatgtttaactaaaagtacaGGGGTGCGTACTTTtgtggcatatatatatatatatatatatatatatttttttttttttttacttttcaaggtaaacttttagttatgccttaactcaAAAAGTATACCgcaaagacataactaaaagtataccATAAGCatggaacttttccttaagcgcataacttaaactttgccttataaggcaaagtctatgccttagggaaaagttcttgccttatggggcataattttgttataccTGATTAAAATtccgccccataaggcataactaaactatgtcttaggaaAAATTCGCCTTATGggacagacttttagttatgccggatccgacataactttaatttttccttaaggattgtATGTCAGATCCGGCCCTTCGATctgtcttgcgaaattattttttttttattttatgcttgagcgggggttcaacCCGTAACTTCATGTATTCACCTTTCCAAGCGAACAAGACAACTTTAAAGACTACAAATATGAaatggcaaaatttaaagaccacaaatttgaggggcaaaatttaaagaccaccccaaaagaagggcaatccgcgcaaaaaaatgtattgCCCTTAAGGATCAAATGCATGTATAATGAGGGAAAGGAAGAAGGTACCGTTGATTGTGTCTATAGAAGATGAAAGGTTATTTTCGAACAATAGTTTATGAAATCATCTTCATATAACTCGTTATAGCTACCATGAcataataacaaaagaaatagAATAATCTGTTAAATAgcactaaaaaaaattctaaacaaTATCAGTGCATATTCTTATCTGTTGTATCCTTTATTTGGTTTTTAATTGTGGGTTAAACGTTCTATTCTGCAATTTGTTAGATTGCAAATAACTTCAAGATGATTTGAGGCCCCAGATTCGCAGTATGTAATTTGTTTATGCAATGGTATAGTAGTGTAGCTTCTTGTTGGGTTAAAAATCATCAGTGTCATGAACAAGGACAATGTAGTACATAAAAACACCAACAAGCATAATGTTTTTTGATTAGCTGGATAGTGCTAGCTAGTATAACGAAGAAGATAAACAGTGTGATGGTAACATACAGCTTTTATTGCAGGACATGTTTATCCTCCAACCGACTTCAAGTGTCTTAGCAGACTCTACAGGATGATAACAAGTACAAGATTCCagtaaatatattttgtattctAAGTTATCACAAGTAAGGATCCTGAACAATTCTCTTTGTAGCAGAAAACTTATTATAAGCTTACACTAATTCCATTTAGAAAGGCAAAACTTTATTGATCACAATTTGTTCACGGAGAACTTCCTGTCTATTTGAGAGTTCAGATGCAGCAGAGTTGGAACCAAAATATGCCGTTTATAGTGGTCCTGGAAAGGTGCCATTCTCCCTCTGCTCATTCCATCTATCAATCTGCAGCCACAATTAAAGCAAAGCATGTTATCGTCAAAAGGAAACCCAAAAGAAGCTAACAACATGAGCATGTAAAGAAGCACAATATGCACTTGAGTCTACACCTCTAGTTTAACGGATGAGACAAGGTTAGATATCACTCAGTGGCCAGAATATAACAAACTTGCAAACAATTCCTATTCTCCTTCAAAATAATAGATAAAAGATTGCtgttataagaaaaaaattagataaaagATTGCTTTCACTCGTTTATTTCTATCAAGAATAGGCACATTGGTTCATTTGTTACCACCCCTTTCTTTAAGTATTACCTAATCACTTGCTCACGGAGATATTCATATCTTCGAACTACTGGGATATTGACTTGTTTAGTCTCAGTAATTATGTCAGCAGGATTTTAATTTGAATAACAGCTTTTACCAATGGTAACCACACAGCTCGCTAAGCCAGATCTAGCACAACCACAGCCCCAAGTATGGATGATCCGAGAACTACGGATTCCACCTGCAATAACTTTGCCATGCAATTGGATCATCACTCTACTAAAACCCTCACCCATCAATTAAGTAAAATTAATATCAACACCGATTCAGAGCTCTACCAGTGACCCAATGACTACTCTTAGACCAACTAAACTCTGCACTATGAGACCACTGCTAACATCATTGGACTCCACAGAACTACAGAAGTCAATACCCTCTTGGTCTCTTTACTCTCCAAATTTCACCAATACTTTCATCATCTGAAAAGTGTTCTGCATCCTTTTCTTCAATGTTTTTGTATATAGGGATTTGGTGTCGTATTTTGGGATTGCTCTGCTGTTGAGAAAAGCACCAAGAATCTTTTCTGGTGACCTCACAAATGCTAATAAAGTAAGTTATGCATTCTATATACTCTTAAACCAATCGAGACATTAACATTTCAAGTTTTAGTGATTCTATTACTTGCCAATTCAAATTTATAAATCAAGACTATCACTCCACTTTAGATCCTGTAGAAGGGAAAATTGGTTTCATAAGTGGGCTGGTGACTTCTACTTCAATATTTGCCCATAGTTTAGTTGAACATTTAGATTCGGCATGAGTACACAAGTAAAACCAAGAGCTATACATACATTCCATACATATTAATATGTATACACATAAATACACACATAATACATAATCCAATCTTGCAAAATGCAAAAAGTAAAATACAAATCAAACATACCCATTCACCAGGGCAAAGGGATCGGTAATACTTGGCAAACTTATCACATTCAGGAGCGCCTTCACCTTTTGCAGCTATGCATCTGAAAGACAAACCAACCAAATATATTTGATGCTTCATGGATAGATTACAAAATTACATACAAACACAAAAGAGCAATAGACAGTATAGCTATGTTTACTGACCGATGATATTCAATATATCTTGTGAAGCAGTGCCTTGTCTGATTCGTAGTAGGGAAGCGGAAGTCAGCAGGCGCCGTCTCAAGCTAGTTGACAATCATGACAAAAACAAATCAATAAATAAGACATAGCCAGGACACAGAAAGTCAAAATTGATTTCCCAGTCAATCTAACCTTAATCTCAGGGGTCTCATCCGCGGATTCTTGATTCTCATTCCCAGAAGTCTCATCTTCAGTACTTTCGGCGCTTTCTTCACTGGCAGCCTCTACAGGAGGAGAGGCTTCATTGTTTTCCGGTGCTGCTGAGTCAGAGGCTCCGCTGCTTTCTTCAGATGCAGCAGGCGCAACTTCACTACTCTCAACCGCTGGGGTTTCCTCAGTTTTGGAAGTATCTTCCTCAGATGGAGCAGTTGAAGAGGTCTTAACCTCAGTTTCTTCCACTGGATTTGCCACTGTGGATTTCGCTTCTTTCTCTTTCAGTAAATATTGCTGCACATCCAGGAtttcgagaaaaaaaaatatcacttgCTTAAAAAAATCTATCAGGTAAAAGAGAATCTCAGAGGAATAACAAAGCAAATGGTTTTTGATGTGTCGTATAATAGAGCTATTGGAAATCCCACAGAAGTATTgtcaataaaaataatttccatGGTAGCGCCCACATTCATCAATAATATCCAAATAACAGAAGACTTGAAGAGCTCACAAGCTCGTAAATAGGCAAAGGAGATATGCCatgatttggaaaagaaagtttGTCATTTGCTCAAAAATCTTCTATTAGGGAGAAGTGATAAATAATAATAGATTGCTCCATACAGGGCGCAGGGGGCAGTAAACTTTGGACTTACGTAGGTTAAAAACAATACCAAGACAAATTTCAGTATTAGTTTCAGTTACATCTTATGCAGCCAGCTTCTGACAAACATAACGAGTAAATACTTGATAAAGGAAAGCCACTTTCTTTGGCCTTCCTTTTCGTTTActtcaaattttccgaaaacAGCTTTTTACACAACTTCCTTACCAACCAAACAAAGGTATATTATATTTCCCCTAAACAAAACATATACTGGAAATGAGCCACATGtcttttcctttatctttctCTTCACTTTTGCACCTAGACACCTTTATAGGCAAATAACAAATTCCATTTACTTTAGTTAGGGATGACAAACGCAGCGGCATGAGGCGGGTGAAGCATTACCCTGCAAGAGTTTTAGCCCACCCGCCCCGCTTAGCATATTCTCTATTTTTACCGCCCCATCTTGTGCAGAACTATTCTGCAccgtttaattttttttttctttttctccactGTTATTTAGCTAAACCTATGAGTTTAACATGTCATtaatctcttcttcttcttttttaatttaaccCGAACCACCCTGCTACATTtttgatttcaagaaaaaagttTTAACTCGCAACAACCAAAATCCTAAAACATAGAAAGGGAAACAGCAAAATAGTAGCCAATAAACTGAACTTTATCAAATTAGAACTAGCAATAGTGAAACATCTAATGACCATCAGCTGTTTATTTGCTCTCAAAATATTGACTTagtggccatttggccatgaatattttttacttttttccgcAATTGTATTCGGGAAAtcttgtttggccataaatttccagaatttaaaaaaaaacacaaaaataagtTGTTTTCACTCCAGATCACTCggcaaaaattcaaaaacatctCGAGTTTgtattcatggccaaacacaacttcaatttccaaataccatgtttcactttgaaaacaaaaacccACTTTTTTTCATTGGCCCTTAATTAGAGACCAAATTTTCTCTTTAGTTTCTCTTTGCCTAAGACTTCTCAATCCCTTTTCCAGTTctattattaataaaagaaaatgtctccttttttttttttttttttttgctttattaaccaatttgagaatttttttttttaaaaaaatgcctCTTCTAATATGCCAATCTATGAATTTAAACCAGATTCAACAATACCAAATTCGTtcatcaagatttttttttttttttttttttaaagaatcaaTCAACTACGGCTAAATCCACATTACTGAGATCCACTCTCAGTATTCATTCCTTTCTATTAAAAACAAGGCAAGAATATATCATCAACTATCGAATTaacattaaacaaaaaaaaaaaaaacacaattggACCATCAAAAGATACCAAATCAATAAAAGATACTCCctatgtcccaatttatgtgatacaattCGAATTTCGAGaatcaaacaagaaaaaatttaCCGCGATTTATTCATATGTcctttaaattgttaattaatgtGACTTATAtagtagtttctaaatatgtaaattatttttcaaaaaatttaaaagattgtAGGTCTAAATTTACGGTCAAAATAAAggagtttgactctcgaaattcgaACTGTATGACGTAAATTGAGATTAAGGAAGTAATGAAAAGAGAATAATAGTACCTCAGACAAAGATGGAGTGGCCATTACAACAAAGGAAATTAGCAGATTGCTTAGGATGTTTTTTATGTACAAAAGTGTAGAAACTAATGGAAAAGTGAAGGCTATGTGCCACTAAGACACGTTGCAGATATTGAGCTAAGGCCCATGGGCCTAATAAGTTCCCTGTCTTTACTGGGCTTTGTAATTTGGGCTTTCTAGTTTTCCATTAGGGACGTTTTTGGacaaatatgatttttt is a window of Lycium ferocissimum isolate CSIRO_LF1 chromosome 12, AGI_CSIRO_Lferr_CH_V1, whole genome shotgun sequence DNA encoding:
- the LOC132040027 gene encoding cytochrome c oxidase subunit 6b-1-like, with translation MATPSLSEQYLLKEKEAKSTVANPVEETEVKTSSTAPSEEDTSKTEETPAVESSEVAPAASEESSGASDSAAPENNEASPPVEAASEESAESTEDETSGNENQESADETPEIKLETAPADFRFPTTNQTRHCFTRYIEYHRCIAAKGEGAPECDKFAKYYRSLCPGEWIDRWNEQRENGTFPGPL